GTcgctaaattattagtaaatttatgttttggtcatttcAAAGAGTTATGAAATAGtaactgaactattcaaaagtttttattaaaattaatggaCTGTTAAAATCGTTATTGTATGACATTTTTTATTCACACCGTCTGCATCAATTAAAAGCCTCATTCCCCTTTTcttatatagtttaattttttttttatgaatctaCAAACCAAAATCTAAATAACTATCTTCTTTCAATTTCCGACACCAACCGTCatatcaacttggatctaaggtatgctTTTTTACTCATTGATCGGTACTAATCCACCATACCAATAGTTGAATTGTCGCTTGAAGCATATTATTCAGactttaaataaaaactttaacaatctagtaacttaaataaaaactttcaaataattcaatcatcaaaacataattaaaaaaacatacaaaAGTAAACAGTTTTGTCTTAAACAAAATTTAGAACACAAATGGCAGGCCTCTTATCATTCTGAATGGAATATCTCCTAAATGTCAAATGCAAAAACTCTTTCAAAGTTTCAAAAGCAaacctttttttaattatttaataatttgttAGGTGGCACCATAAAATAGACAATACTTTTAAATTTCATCATCgtgatatataataatatatgtatatatatcaaacTACCTGTATATGAACTATTAAAAGTACATCTTTTGCTAACTAAAATGCATGCAGTGAAGCAATAGAATTCTGGGGGGAAAATTCTAAGATGCACAGATACTGTCCGATGAATCAATTAACGGTGTTGATTAGTTTAGTTCTTTCTATCTCAATCGTCCTCGTCGATGCGCAATCTCCCGATCCAAGTGATGATCCCGTCTCGAATTTCCGACCGAGCCTTGCGGTTGTCATAGGTATTCTTTGTGTCATGTTTGCCTTAACATTTTTCTTACTAATCTATGCCAAGTTATGTCATAGAGGAAGACCGGTTCATCACGGTGACAATCATCACTTCGGGTTGCTCCATCGGACAAGATCTCGATTTTCCGGGATCGACAGGAAAGTCATCGAATCACTCCCGTTTTTTCGTTTCTCGTCGCTTAAAGGATCGAAGAAGGGGCTCGAATGCGCAGTTTGTTTATCGAAATTCGATGATATCGAAATCATGAGGTTATTACCTAAATGCAAACATGGATTCCATATTGATTGTATTGATCAATGGCTTGAAAAACATTCAAGTTGTCCACTTTGTAGACAAAAAGTCAACGCTGAGGATTTGACCATGTTTGTATACACAAATAGTATGAGGTTCTCAAGGAATCAATCCGAGTTAACTGAAGACTCGAACATAGAACTTTACATACAAAGAGAGCAAGATCCGAGACCCGAACCCGAAATCTTTCATAAGTTAAATCACAAAATCATTGTATCCGATGTGGTAATGAAGAACCGATGGAGTAGTGTAAGTTCATCGGACCTTATGTTCTTAAACGCCGAAATGCTCAACGATATGTCGAGCAACAGGTTCTCAATACCAGGAACTGACGATGATAACCGTCGGTCCACGAAACCCATCGGAAACGATGGGATCATGAAGATCAAAGAAGAGGTAGAGATAAAGAGATTGTTTGAGAACAAAGTGAGTTCATTAAACAGAAGCAATGATTATGAAGCAAGTACCAGCCGCCATACAATTAACCAAGGTGACAAAAGATCAATGTCGGAAATCACTGCTTTGTCGAGGAACATAACAGGCGGCGGCGGTTACTTGTCGGAAAATTACACAAAGGAAGAGAGAATAAGGCGGCTGTGGTTGCCGATTGCAAGAAGAACAGTTCAATGGTTTGTTAATAAAGAAAAAAGGAGGTATCAACAACAATCTAAGGATACAATAATACAGCACTTAAATGTTTGAAATATTTTCATGTAAGTAAATTTgtgcataaattttaaatataggcagagttagaaaattattttcctttctgaattttattttccatgatttttaaaaaaaatcatattgttttcttttatggaaaatttatgttttatgaaaaagCCATAAGTCTagaaatatatatagaaaaaaggcactatatttatttattttggtattttaaactC
The Gossypium hirsutum isolate 1008001.06 chromosome A07, Gossypium_hirsutum_v2.1, whole genome shotgun sequence genome window above contains:
- the LOC107930825 gene encoding E3 ubiquitin-protein ligase ATL42; this translates as MHRYCPMNQLTVLISLVLSISIVLVDAQSPDPSDDPVSNFRPSLAVVIGILCVMFALTFFLLIYAKLCHRGRPVHHGDNHHFGLLHRTRSRFSGIDRKVIESLPFFRFSSLKGSKKGLECAVCLSKFDDIEIMRLLPKCKHGFHIDCIDQWLEKHSSCPLCRQKVNAEDLTMFVYTNSMRFSRNQSELTEDSNIELYIQREQDPRPEPEIFHKLNHKIIVSDVVMKNRWSSVSSSDLMFLNAEMLNDMSSNRFSIPGTDDDNRRSTKPIGNDGIMKIKEEVEIKRLFENKVSSLNRSNDYEASTSRHTINQGDKRSMSEITALSRNITGGGGYLSENYTKEERIRRLWLPIARRTVQWFVNKEKRRYQQQSKDTIIQHLNV